One Paenibacillus sp. FSL W8-0186 genomic window carries:
- a CDS encoding xanthine dehydrogenase family protein molybdopterin-binding subunit, giving the protein MQKEGAKIGHSFGASVPRRETGEKITGAARYINDFSRPGLLHAKIAVSPHAHAKIKSIDTSKAWRIPGVKAVITGEYYPVLTGSPLADRPPLAMDKVRYYGEPVALVVAEEEYTAEMAALQIQVDYEVLPAVFSPSEALRIGAPLLHEQLAAYERSEQVYPEPGTNIANRTRIRKGNMEEGWRNSEQIVTVQVRLPQSDHAAMEVRCSIAEIKPGGKVSIHSASQSPYVIQKDISRYFHIPLQEVTVHTPLVGGSYGGKSAVQLEYLAYLASLAVGGRAVKMANSRELDMVSSPVHIGLESTIKLGCTREGKIMAVEILHLFDGGAYSDRGPIMSRAGATDCTGPYRIDNVQCDSLCMYTNHPYSTSFRGFGHPELTFAMERAMDMMADRLNMDPLELRYMNAIGPGDTTPTQTLLNRSNIGDLPACIAKLKTLIHWNDRPQIETNGHLVKAKGICCFWKNSNTPTNAGAGAMIKFNPEGSIHLLCGAVEIGQGTRTALTQILAERFRMDDRKIEIHMDIDTDKDPELWKTVASRSTFLVGNAILQAADDAIMQLKNLASIVLQCPPADLDVGGGRVFRKNRPETGVAIEQIANGYTFPNGNTIGSQVIGRGSYAMRHLTFLDPVTGRGNPGPEWTVGAQAVEVELNTRDYTYRIVKAATVIDAGRVINPGFARAQVTGGMSMGLSLASREAFRFNPDGAILNRQFRTYKLIRYGEQPEYIVDFVETPHLEAPYGLRGIGEHGLIGMPAALANSLSAAAGVELNQLPLTPEMIWRTIHDSV; this is encoded by the coding sequence TTGCAAAAGGAGGGGGCGAAGATCGGGCATTCGTTTGGAGCAAGCGTTCCCAGAAGGGAAACAGGCGAGAAGATTACCGGGGCAGCCCGCTATATTAATGATTTTTCGAGACCGGGGCTTTTGCATGCCAAAATAGCCGTTAGCCCCCATGCCCATGCGAAAATTAAATCGATAGATACGTCGAAAGCCTGGAGGATACCAGGTGTAAAAGCCGTCATAACCGGTGAATATTACCCGGTATTGACCGGGTCCCCTTTGGCAGACCGGCCGCCTCTAGCAATGGACAAAGTAAGATATTATGGCGAGCCTGTTGCTCTGGTGGTCGCGGAAGAAGAGTACACTGCCGAGATGGCTGCGCTTCAAATTCAAGTGGATTATGAGGTTCTGCCTGCTGTCTTTAGTCCAAGCGAAGCTTTACGGATCGGCGCACCGCTCCTTCATGAGCAGCTGGCCGCATATGAAAGAAGTGAACAGGTCTACCCGGAGCCCGGCACGAATATTGCGAACCGGACTAGAATCCGCAAAGGGAATATGGAGGAAGGGTGGAGGAATAGTGAGCAAATCGTTACGGTTCAGGTCCGATTGCCTCAATCGGATCATGCCGCGATGGAAGTGCGATGCAGTATAGCAGAAATTAAGCCCGGCGGCAAAGTCAGCATCCATTCCGCTTCGCAATCCCCTTATGTAATCCAAAAGGATATTAGCCGCTACTTTCATATTCCGCTTCAAGAAGTCACCGTTCACACTCCGCTGGTAGGAGGAAGCTATGGCGGCAAATCGGCAGTTCAGTTAGAATATCTCGCTTATTTGGCTTCGCTTGCCGTTGGCGGAAGAGCTGTCAAAATGGCAAATTCCAGGGAGCTGGACATGGTCTCCTCTCCGGTTCATATCGGATTGGAATCGACAATCAAGCTTGGCTGCACCCGGGAAGGGAAAATCATGGCCGTAGAAATTCTGCATCTGTTTGACGGCGGGGCCTATTCGGACCGGGGGCCGATTATGAGCCGTGCCGGAGCTACCGATTGCACAGGGCCTTACCGCATTGATAACGTCCAATGCGATTCCTTATGCATGTATACGAATCATCCCTATTCGACTTCCTTTCGCGGCTTCGGACATCCGGAGCTGACGTTCGCTATGGAAAGGGCTATGGATATGATGGCGGACCGATTAAATATGGATCCTCTAGAGCTTCGTTATATGAATGCCATCGGACCGGGAGATACAACCCCGACGCAAACCCTGTTAAATAGAAGCAATATCGGTGATTTACCGGCATGCATTGCCAAATTGAAAACGCTGATCCATTGGAATGACCGTCCACAAATCGAAACAAACGGCCATCTCGTCAAAGCGAAAGGGATATGCTGCTTTTGGAAAAACTCAAATACGCCAACCAATGCCGGGGCGGGGGCTATGATCAAATTTAATCCGGAGGGAAGCATTCATCTGCTATGCGGTGCCGTGGAAATTGGCCAAGGCACCAGGACGGCCCTTACTCAAATATTGGCGGAACGATTCCGCATGGATGATCGGAAGATAGAGATTCATATGGACATAGATACTGATAAAGACCCCGAGCTATGGAAGACGGTCGCTAGCCGGAGCACCTTTTTGGTGGGGAATGCGATTCTGCAGGCCGCTGACGATGCAATCATGCAGTTAAAAAACCTGGCTTCTATCGTACTTCAATGCCCGCCGGCAGACCTCGATGTCGGCGGAGGGAGAGTCTTCCGAAAAAACCGCCCCGAGACAGGAGTAGCTATCGAACAAATCGCCAACGGATACACCTTCCCGAACGGCAACACGATCGGAAGTCAGGTTATCGGACGCGGAAGCTACGCGATGCGACATTTAACTTTTTTGGACCCTGTAACAGGCAGGGGGAATCCTGGACCGGAATGGACGGTAGGCGCACAGGCCGTTGAAGTGGAGTTAAATACAAGAGATTACACCTACAGAATCGTTAAAGCAGCAACAGTCATCGATGCCGGCCGGGTTATTAACCCGGGTTTTGCCCGTGCTCAGGTTACGGGCGGCATGAGTATGGGGTTAAGCCTTGCCAGCCGGGAGGCATTTCGCTTCAATCCAGACGGGGCCATATTGAATCGCCAGTTTCGAACTTACAAGCTCATTCGCTATGGAGAACAGCCCGAGTACATCGTGGATTTCGTCGAGACACCTCATCTGGAAGCGCCATATGGACTGCGCGGAATCGGTGAGCATGGCTTGATTGGCATGCCTGCAGCACTGGCGAACAGCTTGTCAGCAGCTGCTGGCGTAGAGCTTAATCAGCTGCCCCTGACGCCGGAGATGATTTGGAGGACAATTCATGATTCCGTTTGA
- a CDS encoding GNAT family N-acetyltransferase, producing MDWKARKTEIGYWLGDEYIGKGLATKAAKLLINHSFEELDLKKVEINVASGNLKIMNI from the coding sequence ATGGATTGGAAGGCAAGAAAAACCGAGATAGGATATTGGTTGGGAGATGAATACATAGGTAAGGGTTTAGCTACAAAAGCAGCCAAGCTATTGATTAACCATTCCTTTGAAGAACTAGACCTTAAAAAAGTTGAAATTAACGTGGCGAGCGGAAACTTAAAAATTATGAATATTTGA
- a CDS encoding AAA family ATPase, with protein sequence MKFVIIFGPQAVGKMTVGHQLEKVTELKLFHNHVTIEMLAPLFGFNHEMWRLVNKFRQDIFEAAADSDMYGMIFTYVWGFDLHEDWDYVDKICKTIEDKDGEVYFVELEADLEKRIERNKTPHRLEHKPTKRNVTRSEQDLLQTMEQHRLNSFEGEIKRENYIRINNSNLSACEVAEIIKNRFAL encoded by the coding sequence GTGAAATTTGTTATAATATTTGGTCCTCAGGCGGTAGGAAAAATGACAGTAGGACATCAATTGGAGAAGGTAACTGAACTAAAGTTGTTCCACAATCACGTAACCATTGAAATGTTAGCTCCCCTATTCGGTTTTAATCATGAAATGTGGAGATTAGTAAATAAATTTCGTCAAGACATATTTGAAGCCGCCGCTGATAGTGATATGTATGGAATGATTTTCACTTATGTATGGGGATTCGATTTGCATGAGGATTGGGACTACGTTGATAAAATTTGCAAAACAATCGAAGATAAAGATGGCGAAGTGTATTTTGTTGAGCTTGAAGCCGATCTTGAGAAAAGAATTGAGCGTAACAAGACTCCTCACAGACTTGAACACAAACCAACAAAAAGGAATGTTACTCGTTCTGAACAGGATCTATTACAGACAATGGAGCAACATCGATTAAACTCCTTTGAGGGAGAAATTAAAAGAGAAAATTACATCAGAATTAACAACTCGAATTTAAGTGCTTGTGAGGTTGCTGAAATCATTAAGAACAGATTCGCTTTATAA
- a CDS encoding ABC transporter permease — MAVSEKGAYLMNPIFLAQWMKEKRSPMMVIAFCGLSILATLIFGLGMDQKIKIGVFPAQGVESSMTKQWIERLNEGDAIEFFLQDEQAARSDVRGGRADAALQVSQADYRLIASIENPNVQIVDRHIRAVFLEELQLRAAESYTADAAGFRDEAKRYLEQPPITIEVLAMDGSELLHHNMGLQLLFTFTLFLAAFTVGFKVNAITMEKASGIWSRMVLSPIRKSEMYLGHLLYSMLIGFVQILVVLLLFRYIIGFNMGNHFGMLIVVVALYTLTIVAFCMLLAGIVRTPEQFNMVFPSLIPLMPLISGGYMPPGTITNPFLLGISEIFPLKHALNALTEIAIYDKGWLDIFPPLAKLCIIAVVCMGIGINLMERRRG, encoded by the coding sequence ATGGCTGTTTCCGAGAAGGGGGCGTATCTGATGAATCCGATATTTTTGGCGCAATGGATGAAGGAGAAGCGTTCTCCGATGATGGTAATCGCATTTTGCGGTCTAAGCATACTTGCTACGCTGATATTCGGGCTGGGCATGGACCAAAAAATCAAAATTGGCGTTTTTCCGGCGCAAGGCGTGGAATCCTCCATGACCAAGCAGTGGATTGAACGCCTAAATGAAGGCGATGCGATTGAATTCTTTCTGCAGGACGAACAAGCGGCGCGTTCCGATGTGCGCGGGGGCCGGGCCGACGCGGCGCTTCAGGTCAGTCAGGCTGATTATCGTCTGATTGCGTCCATCGAGAATCCGAATGTGCAGATTGTGGATCGTCATATCCGCGCCGTATTCTTAGAAGAATTGCAATTGCGTGCAGCCGAGTCTTACACAGCAGATGCGGCGGGGTTTCGGGATGAAGCCAAGCGATATCTAGAGCAGCCGCCTATTACCATAGAGGTGCTCGCGATGGACGGAAGCGAACTGCTCCATCACAATATGGGTCTGCAGCTGCTGTTTACGTTTACGTTATTTCTAGCGGCCTTTACGGTCGGCTTTAAAGTCAATGCCATCACGATGGAGAAAGCATCCGGCATCTGGAGTAGGATGGTATTATCGCCGATCCGCAAGTCGGAGATGTACCTCGGGCATTTGCTCTACAGCATGCTGATTGGTTTTGTACAAATTTTAGTCGTTCTGCTGTTGTTCCGTTATATTATTGGATTCAATATGGGGAACCATTTTGGTATGCTGATTGTGGTTGTTGCACTGTACACACTGACGATCGTGGCTTTTTGTATGCTGCTCGCTGGAATCGTCAGAACCCCCGAACAGTTTAACATGGTGTTTCCGTCTTTAATTCCACTGATGCCTCTCATCAGCGGAGGCTACATGCCGCCGGGGACGATTACGAATCCATTCCTGCTGGGAATATCCGAAATATTCCCCTTGAAGCACGCTTTGAATGCTCTCACGGAAATTGCAATTTACGATAAAGGCTGGCTGGATATTTTTCCACCGCTGGCTAAGCTGTGCATCATTGCTGTGGTCTGCATGGGGATTGGCATTAATTTGATGGAGCGGCGCAGGGGTTAA
- a CDS encoding ABC transporter permease, whose amino-acid sequence MIPFLKKDLLVFWRDKKALAVSLVMPLILIAVLGFALPGWIENPAKLLEMKVALVNLDDEAAAVQQIQSELGSDPGTEWMSPIQALTGLLQSEEVRSFVHLQELSSEEARRQLEEEQIEAIITIPDGFSLGAFHKMLLNEGDGAEVQVTAREASLQVDVLKEWITGLMHSMNFHAALQHAGGQEVAAAAAVVLAEGDALGGREIIPGAETVTSFQYFALAVSIVFALLLSTTSSTKASAEKREQTLQRILLTGSHPMKYLSGKMSSTFCFSMLQFAVVILVSHLALGIFPGRSLHFWLGMFCVLVFLSLCVGALAALFTALVFRLEDSVASGLSFLVILIAGTIGGSFAPIYVLPGWLKAAGEWTPNGLSLAVLLDWLQTETNASLTLPLIKLGTFALAAAGLAIWLFPRRGRI is encoded by the coding sequence GTGATCCCGTTTTTGAAAAAGGATTTACTCGTATTTTGGAGGGATAAGAAGGCATTGGCGGTTTCGCTTGTCATGCCGCTCATTCTGATTGCCGTGTTAGGATTCGCTTTACCGGGCTGGATCGAGAATCCGGCGAAATTGCTTGAGATGAAGGTTGCTCTTGTGAACCTGGACGATGAAGCAGCCGCAGTACAGCAAATACAGAGCGAGCTGGGTTCTGATCCGGGTACGGAGTGGATGTCGCCCATTCAAGCTTTAACCGGGCTGCTTCAATCCGAAGAGGTGAGGAGCTTCGTTCATCTGCAGGAGCTAAGCAGCGAGGAGGCGCGCCGGCAGCTTGAGGAGGAACAGATCGAGGCCATCATCACCATACCGGATGGATTTTCACTGGGGGCATTTCATAAGATGCTGCTGAATGAAGGCGATGGGGCCGAGGTGCAAGTAACGGCCAGGGAAGCTTCGCTCCAGGTCGATGTGCTCAAGGAATGGATTACAGGACTTATGCATTCCATGAATTTCCATGCTGCATTGCAGCATGCGGGGGGCCAGGAAGTGGCTGCTGCAGCTGCTGTCGTGCTGGCTGAGGGAGACGCTTTGGGCGGACGTGAGATCATACCTGGAGCCGAGACGGTGACCTCGTTTCAATATTTCGCTTTGGCGGTCAGCATTGTATTTGCTTTGCTCTTATCGACGACTTCATCGACCAAAGCATCGGCAGAGAAAAGGGAGCAAACCCTGCAGCGCATCCTGCTTACAGGCTCGCATCCAATGAAGTATTTATCAGGGAAAATGAGCTCAACCTTCTGCTTCTCTATGCTTCAGTTTGCAGTAGTAATTCTGGTGTCGCATTTAGCTTTAGGCATATTCCCTGGACGTTCACTGCATTTTTGGCTAGGCATGTTCTGTGTGCTGGTTTTTCTCTCGCTTTGTGTGGGCGCGCTGGCGGCCCTATTCACTGCCCTGGTGTTCCGGCTTGAAGACTCCGTGGCAAGCGGCCTTTCTTTTCTTGTCATTTTAATCGCCGGGACGATCGGCGGCAGCTTCGCACCGATTTACGTGCTGCCGGGATGGCTGAAAGCCGCAGGAGAATGGACGCCGAACGGGCTGTCCCTGGCAGTGCTTCTGGATTGGCTGCAGACGGAGACGAACGCAAGCCTGACCCTGCCGCTGATCAAGCTGGGAACTTTCGCTTTGGCTGCAGCCGGCTTGGCCATATGGCTGTTTCCGAGAAGGGGGCGTATCTGA